One window of Papaver somniferum cultivar HN1 chromosome 9, ASM357369v1, whole genome shotgun sequence genomic DNA carries:
- the LOC113311193 gene encoding monooxygenase 1-like translates to MSNIRNNNYIEAENKIVIVGGGICGLATALALHKKGLESVVLERSDKLRTTGATILIHSNGWRALDQLGVGEQLREIGHLITAYCDISLDDGKKEEASLMKEELRCLKRLELVQVLADNLPLNTIRFGCHTVAVKMDPSTCQPIVQLDDGTSIKCKVVIGCDGVNSVVSEYVGLKTTRCFSTRGVRGFTSYPSGHGFSSDFIRIRKGNRIFCRNPVNENLMYWFVGLPCTSCDLGVSSEPELIKQATIKSIMDFPPDVIEFVKKTDLDSLTLTNLRYRPPWDISLGNFRKGTVVVAGDAMHIMGPFLGQGGSAALEDAVVLARNLAEKMCGSERTGKQSLQVEIGAAIDRYVKERRMRLIQLSSQTYLIGMLLEPSSGKFTKLLIILALVVFFSNPSGHVKYNCGHL, encoded by the exons GAAGGGACTCGAGAGTGTAGTGTTAGAGAGATCCGACAAACTAAGAACCACTGGAGCAACTATTCTTATCCATTCCAACGGTTGGCGCGCACTAGATCAACTTGGCGTGGGTGAGCAGCTTAGAGAGATAGGCCATCTCATCACAGC GTACTGCGATATTTCACTCGATGATGGCAAAAAAGAAGAGGCATCACTAAT GAAAGAAGAACTTCGATGCTTGAAAAGGCTTGAGCTTGTACAAGTCTTAGCTGATAATTTACCGCTTAATACAATTCGTTTTGGATGTCACACAGTGGCTGTCAAGATGGATCCCTCAACTTGTCAACCTATTGTACAACTAGATGATGGGACTAGCATCAAGTGTAAG GTTGTGATTGGATGCGATGGAGTAAATTCAGTTGTCTCTGAGTACGTTGGATTAAAAACTACAAGGTGTTTCTCTACACGTGGAGTTAGAGGTTTCACAAGTTATCCATCTGGTCATGGATTCAGCAGTGATTTTATTCGAATTCGGAAAGGCAATCGTATCTTTTGTAGAAACCCAGTCAATGAGAATCTCATGTATTGGTTTGTAGGCCTTCCATGCACATCATGTG ATTTAGGAGTGTCAAGTGAACCAGAACTCATCAAGCAAGCAACCATTAAATCGATCATGGATTTCCCTCCAGACGTTATAGAATTTGTAAAGAAAACTGATCTTGATTCATTGACTCTTACAAACTTACGATACCGCCCACCATGGGATATATCACTAGGAAATTTTCGGAAAGGAACAGTTGTTGTAGCAGGAGATGCCATGCATATTATGGGTCCATTCTTAGGCCAAGGTGGTTCCGCAGCTCTAGAAGATGCTGTTGTCTTAGCAAGAAATTTGGCAGAAAAAATGTGCGGGTCTGAAAGAACCGGAAAACAAAGTCTGCAGGTGGAGATTGGAGCAGCGATAGATCGTTACGTGAAAGAACGTAGAATGAGGCTAATTCAGCTGTCTTCACAGACTTATCTCATCGGAATGCTGTTAGAACCATCATCTGGCAAGTTCACAAAGTTATTGATTATTCTTGCCCTAGTTGTTTTCTTTAGCAATCCAAGTGGCCATGTTAAGTACAACTGTGGTCATCTCTAA